A genomic stretch from Camelus dromedarius isolate mCamDro1 chromosome 10, mCamDro1.pat, whole genome shotgun sequence includes:
- the SPINK4 gene encoding serine protease inhibitor Kazal-type 4, whose amino-acid sequence MAVRLWVVTLALAALFIVDREGPVSAEKPVFSRLPLCEHMAEPPKCPLTYNPVCGTDGVTYDNECKLCLLRINTKQDIQIVKDGQC is encoded by the exons ATGGCTGTCCGCCTGTGGGTAGTTACCCTGGCCTTGGCTGCCCTTTTCATTGTGGACAGGG AAGGACCAGTGTCGGCAGAAAAGCCCGTTTTCTCAAGACTG CCACTCTGTGAGCACATGGCAGAGCCTCCTAAATGTCCCCTGACATACAACCCGGTCTGCGGCACTGACGGGGTCACGTATGACAATGAATGCAAGCTCTGCTTGCTCCGGAT AAACACCAAACAGGACATCCAGATCGTGAAGGATGGCCAGTGCTGA